From Fundulus heteroclitus isolate FHET01 chromosome 5, MU-UCD_Fhet_4.1, whole genome shotgun sequence, a single genomic window includes:
- the shoc2 gene encoding leucine-rich repeat protein SHOC-2 — protein sequence MSSTLGKEKDSKEKDPKGGPAGKEREKEAKTLSSLVKDGGKETKTKGKDAKEGKKDTSSSTPGVAFSVDNTIKRPNLAPPRKKSSNAEVIKELNKCREENSTRLDLSKRSIHMLPTAIKELTQLTELYLYSNKLQSLPAEVGCLSDLVTLALSENSLTSLPDSLDSLKMLRMLDLRHNKLREIPPVVYRLTSLTTLYLRFNRITTVEKDIRNLSKLTMLSIRENKIKQLPAEIGELCSLITLDVAHNQLEHLPKEIGNCTQITNLDLQHNELLDLPETIGNLASINRLGLRYNRLSAIPKSLAKCRELEELNLENNNISVLPEGLLSSLLNLTSLTLARNCFQSYPVGGPSQFSTIYTLNMEHNRINKIPFGIFSRAKVLSKLNMKDNQLTALPLDFGTWTSMVELNLATNQLNKIPEDICGLLSLEVLILSNNLLKKLPHGIGSLRKLRELDLEENKLECLPHEIAYLKDLQKLVLTNNQLTTLPRGIGHLTNLTHLGLGENLLQHLPEEIGTLENLEELYLNDNPNLHSLPFELALCSKLSIMSIENCPLTHLPAQIVAGGPSFIIQFLKMQGPYRAMV from the exons ATGAGTAGTACTTTAGGCAAGGAAAAAGATTCGAAAGAAAAGGACCCCAAAGGCGGTCCGGCGGGtaaagaaagggaaaaagagGCCAAGACTTTATCCAGCTTAGTCAAAGACGGCGGCAAAGAAACAAAGACCAAAGGGAAAGATGccaaagaaggaaagaaggacacTAGCAGCTCAACACCGGGTGTTGCCTTCTCCGTTGACAACACGATAAAGCGGCCAAACCTAGCGCCGCCGCGCAAGAAATCCAGCAATGCAGAGGTCATCAAAGAGCTCAATAAGTGTCGGGAGGAGAACTCAACGCGGCTGGACCTCTCCAAGCGGTCCATTCACATGCTGCCCACCGCTATTAAGGAGTTGACTCAGTTGACAGAACTCTATTTATACAGCAACAAGCTCCAGAGCCTACCGGCTGAGGTGGGCTGCCTGTCGGACCTGGTCACTTTGGCCCTCAGCGAGAACTCCCTGACCAGTTTGCCCGATTCCCTGGACTCCCTGAAGATGCTCCGGATGCTCGACCTGCGGCACAACAAGCTCAGAGAGATACCGCCCGTCGTCTACCGGCTGACCTCTCTGACCACGCTGTACCTGCGCTTCAATCGCATCACCACAGTGGAGAAGGACATCCGCAACCTGTCCAAGCTCACCATGCTCAGCATCCGCGAGAACAAGATTAAACAACTACCAGCAGAAATAG GGGAGCTATGCAGCCTCATTACCCTGGATGTTGCCCATAATCAGTTGGAACATCTACCAAAGGAGATTGGAAATTGCACACAAATAACCAACCTTGACCTGCAGCACAATGAGCTCTTGGACCTCCCAGAGACTATAG gcaaTTTGGCAAGCATAAATCGTTTAGGACTGCGGTATAATCGATTGTCAGCCATCCCCAAGTCATTAGCCAAATGTCGAGAACTGGAGGAACTTAACCtcgaaaacaacaacatttcagTATTGCCAGAG GGCCTGCTGTCGAGTTTGCTAAATCTGACCAGCCTTACACTGGCGAGGAACTGCTTCCAGTCGTACCCTGTGGGTGGGCCATCCCAGTTCTCCACTATTTACACCCTCAACATGGAGCACAACCGTATCAACAAGATCCCGTTTGGCATCTTCTCCAGGGCCAAAGTGTTGAGCAAGCTTAACATGAAG GACAACCAGCTAACGGCTTTGCCGTTGGACTTCGGCACATGGACCAGCATGGTTGAACTTAACCTGGCCACTAATCAGCTGAATAAAATCCCAGAAGACATCTGTGGGCTTCTCTCTTTAGAG GTATTAATACTATCCAATAATCTTCTGAAGAAGCTACCGCACGGTATTGGAAGTTTGAGAAAGTTGCGAGAACTTGACTTGGAGGAAAACAAGTTGGAGTGTCTACCGCACGAAATCGCTTACCTTAAAGATTTACAG AAATTGGTGTTGACAAATAATCAGCTGACTACATTACCAAGAGGCATCGGTCACCTCACCAACTTGACTCACCTCGGTTTGGGAGAGAATCTGCTGCAACACCTTCCCGAGGAGATCg gCACACTGGAGAACCTGGAGGAACTGTACCTCAACGACAACCCCAACCTGCACAGCCTCCCGTTTGAGCTGGCCCTTTGCAGCAAGCTCTCCATCATGAGCATCGAGAACTGTCCGCTCACCCACCTGCCGGCTCAGATCGTGGCGGGAGGCCCCTCTTTCATCATCCAGTTCCTGAAGATGCAGGGACCCTACCGTGCCATGGTCTGA